ATGAAAACGATGGCCACATCCAGACATACGCGACCCAGACGAGGAACGGTCCCCTTATAGAAACTATTGTCGAGCACAGAAGAAagtagaatattaaaaaaaaaaatagtaggtGCCATGGTTCAATGAACAATATTTTGGGTGTAATTTAAAGTGGAGAGCTGAACTTGATCCTACTGAGAGGTGTTCCTATTATTTTAGTTACGTACATTAGGGTGGCGCGAGGGGTATCTAATATAGTGTCTGGcaccacgcaaaaaaaaaagtgaatgcagGTTATGTATCTTGTGCGATCTAATGGACGaacatttaattgttttgtCTGTCACTTAACTCCGTCACCATTGCTCACTGAACATTATAGCAAAAGCCTTAAATGTTTTTGCTATAACACTGACTGCTATATTAAAATTGTTCGTACTCCCTTCACTGTGTCTAGGGTCCGAGTTccagctgaaaaacaaaacagcctaCAGAGCATGATAATATTGGCGATAAACAGCGTTGTGGTTTCCACCAAACAGACTTTTAAGGAACTAAGCGCatgcccccacaaaaaaaaaacttggtttGACCACGCTGTAACACATATTCCCACATGCGTTTAGGAGATTTTTCCAACGGTGTTGTACAGGTTATATACCGGTCACATTTAACGGTGGaccaagttttgaaatgattgataCTCCTCTCATAATTtctacatcacaaaaacatagcatttttttttgccactacCAACGGCAACTAAGAAGAATAAAAGCAAGTTCTGACTCACGCTGCCAAGCCCTCATGTCGCAGAATCTTCACCGCACAGTCCAGTGTGCTCTTGTACTTATGTGCTTCTAAGCCCTTTGGAAGGAAACGCAACTCAAACATTCAAAATGCcggcaacacacacaaacaacatcgCTGTCGTAAAGGGAGTCCGAAACTTCGTACCTGCATCCTTGTCTTGATGACATCTAGCGGAGTGTTTCCAAAGACGCTTGCCGCTCCGGCGATAGCGCCAAAGGCTCCAGTCACCAcaggattgattgatttattgggaTCATCCCCTAGCGACAAGACATGAGAGAACAATAAGCCCTTAACAATCACGAGTGGCAAAACTCTAGAGGAGCTAACCAGGGAGAAAGACACAACGAAGAGGCTATTACAGTATTTGTTCAACATATTAATAATCAATAATACATtatatgaaatgaaaagaaggaagaaaaaaacaagcaaagagTTGTTAGTATTATTGTGATATATTGTAATGTAGTTTTAGAGCCTGGCAAGCCACGCCCACAAAGAAAACGGGCCTGGAGACCAAGCTCTTCACTGCGGCTTGGCCAAACAAACCGCCCAAGCCAATGTGTTTACTTGCTGTGACGTATCCTTCGCGAGTAACGTCACGCTTTGTCGGCGGAAGTGCATTCTCACAACAATCAAAATGCGGCTTGGAGAGACGATAGTTTGTTTCATTTAACATTAAGTTTGAAAATACCAGAAACACAGAGTCATTACAAGTCACAACCTTCTGATGTGGCCCATGCTTTTAATTTATGATTAGAAAAGGCAGTGAACTCCAAATGGCCTGCGGGTTCGACTTTGAGCGCATCCatgtaaaatgtataaaatcccATGTTCATATTGCTGGTGTCGGGCGGAATCCTTTCACCTCCACAATCATAATTTTTCAGGAAACGCTCCCAAACGGcatgtttgttcaaccattaGCATTGCATCGGCAAAGAGAGCAAGCAACAAAACTTTAGATTAGtcaaaaatgtgaagaaaaaaaaagtcaaagacaTGTGAGGACTGACCGAAAAAATATGGACCAAATAAATTGTGGCATACGACCAGATACCAGTGATATGTTTATGGGATGTGCTGGATGCTGCCGTTTCGGTTAGCGGTGCATTTAGCAAAGTTCAAGGAGGCAAAAAAACGAAGCAAAATGCCATTTTCATCCTAAACtagccactttttaaaaatccctTTCAGTCTTCTGACCTTTGTACCAGTTCTTGAGCGAGGTCATCACATAGAAGCGAATGGCTTGGTTGGAGCCTTGTTTAAGCACTGTTGCGGTGAGACCCTGGTAGGTCCCTCTTAAACCTGTTGGAAGCGTAAAAGAAGATGTCAAAAATCGTCATTGTGGGACGAGGCATGAGGTTGAGCTGCAGTGCACCAAGTTCGACCAGTAGATGGCGCATAAACCATGTTGATGGCAGCAGACCTGTACCTTGAGCTCTGACGATCTCTCTGACTCCGTGGTAGAAGCCTCTGTACTTGGGGTTTGCTGAAGTCTGGTCATGGATGAATTTAACcttggtaaaataaaaataagcacgTTTGGTCACGtcgtttgaggttttttttcattgaatgcACTTTACAATTTGTCACATACCTTGATAGTTTCCATGGGGCAAACCACCAACATGGCCTCCATCACACCGGCTCCGAGCCCACACAGCAGACCTCGAGTGCTGTCCAGTCGACCCGACTCGTCCCTTGCTTGGTTACTTAAGAACTCAAATACTCCAAACCTGAACTCAAACAAATGTAGAACACGACGGATGTCACAGATTAGTCCAGTAACATTTTAAAAGGCTGTAGAAAACACTCCAGGGACACTTAATTAGCTTCAAGTAATAATTTAATGAGATCCAACAAGCTccaaaaatgtgttaatgaagggaatattttttaatataagaAAGGAGTATTAGGTCAAgcctgaaagaaagaaaaagttaaCTACTCGTACAAGGTTCGAGATGTCATAATGTgagttttttgttgtaattttttttaaaatcttgaaaATATCCAAAATAATCAGATTACAACTTCAATATGGTAGCATattgtttttacttttctttatgGTAGTAATactaaaaatgcaaatacatctcTCAGTCTCAGCATGATTAAAGATTACAGGTAAATTGAGCTTAATGCACAAAATGATTTAAAACCACCAACCGAAAGTGCGCTACAAATAAAGATGAGTTGAAATGAGATTTACTGACCATTACTCCCCACCTCCCAGTTTAAGTCAAATTAtagaaatcatatttttaaaaaatgtgtaaaaaatgtGTATCATCCTAGAGACAAAATGGAGGTTcctacaatgtaaaaaaaaaaaagcctgaggaAGAATTTGTTTCCACCATCACGCACTGAGAAGTGCGTAAAACCTTTCCATGCAAGCGAGGCTAAAGCCCATCCCAAAAGACAACATgcgtattaaccctttcatgcaccctggaaccCGATAacataaactgtccactgtagtaaccactcaCCAAACCGAACACAAAGCTCTGGGATCTCTAAATGGTCCTTCTTGAAAAATGAACCGTTTACGGCTGCAATGGAGGCCAGGCCAGGTtgaaagagaaagagggagcTGAGCTCTAAGTGACAACGCAATCAGACTTTGTGGTACCAGCGCGTCCTTTACAAGGGGGTTATTTATAGACTGCTTCAGCAGAATGCTGCATGCCCTTCCCAGtaaatctatttaaaaaataaaataaaataaaggccgGCGAGGGAGGACAGACTTATGATGTTTTCTTGTTTGGCTTCTTCCATTCAATTTATCTTAACTTGTTTACTCGATTTCCTAATAGGTCCCCCATACCCACTGTGTCTTTCTAACTCCATCTGCCTGTTTATCGCAGGATTTTCCTCTGCTCATTAACTCTCCACATCTGCTCTTCTGTCGCACTCATCGTCTCACACTCCTTCCTAGAAGTCAAGGTAACGACTTTAATCTCTCTTTGCACAtctggcccccccaaaaaagcaaacgGCAGTGCACTTGAGTGCCAACCCTGTGACATTTCACTTTTCACTCAATTGGACTGTCAAGACGTTGTCTGGCTGCCAATGTGGCTTGTAAAGTTTCACTGCCAACGTAAGCAGTCCAGGTTTCCTTGGTTAGAACGTGCCGTTGTATCCTGGCTGACAGGCCGAGATGAGTCAGAGCGCTGAACAACCTTCATTAAAGGGTCTTTGGACAAGGTCAGCTTCAGCGAGGGGAATGAAGTAAAGGAGCGGAGTTGAGAAATACACTCAAGACTTCAAGAAACACCTGCACAATTGAAGAAATAGAAACCCAAGAGCTGGATCAAAACGTTATGGCTTcacaaagatatatatatatatatatatatatatatatatatatatatatatatatatatatatatatatatatatatatatatcagtaaTGTGGTGAAAATGAGTGGGATCAGTATTTACGTTGCAAGTAAATATAAAGTGTGTGCCACTAAATATTCTAATTGCACCCCTAAAATTtcagggtgggaaaaaaataaaagacgtctcaactgtatt
This sequence is a window from Hippocampus zosterae strain Florida chromosome 6, ASM2543408v3, whole genome shotgun sequence. Protein-coding genes within it:
- the si:dkey-178e17.1 gene encoding tricarboxylate transport protein B, mitochondrial isoform X1 — translated: METKGTFGSPFHTPRCLAAAAPAGKSKLTHPGKAILAGGIAGGIEICITFPTEYVKTQLQLDEKANPPKYRGIGDCVKQTVQSHGVKGLYRGLSSLLYGSIPKSAVRFGVFEFLSNQARDESGRLDSTRGLLCGLGAGVMEAMLVVCPMETIKVKFIHDQTSANPKYRGFYHGVREIVRAQGLRGTYQGLTATVLKQGSNQAIRFYVMTSLKNWYKGDDPNKSINPVVTGAFGAIAGAASVFGNTPLDVIKTRMQGLEAHKYKSTLDCAVKILRHEGLAAFYKGTVPRLGRVCLDVAIVFIIYEEVVKVLNRVWKTE
- the si:dkey-178e17.1 gene encoding tricarboxylate transport protein B, mitochondrial isoform X2 — encoded protein: MLYSISWYGSCVPNNQSGGIAGGIEICITFPTEYVKTQLQLDEKANPPKYRGIGDCVKQTVQSHGVKGLYRGLSSLLYGSIPKSAVRFGVFEFLSNQARDESGRLDSTRGLLCGLGAGVMEAMLVVCPMETIKVKFIHDQTSANPKYRGFYHGVREIVRAQGLRGTYQGLTATVLKQGSNQAIRFYVMTSLKNWYKGDDPNKSINPVVTGAFGAIAGAASVFGNTPLDVIKTRMQGLEAHKYKSTLDCAVKILRHEGLAAFYKGTVPRLGRVCLDVAIVFIIYEEVVKVLNRVWKTE